One stretch of Streptomyces sp. NBC_01142 DNA includes these proteins:
- a CDS encoding HtaA domain-containing protein produces the protein MLPSRPARSCAVALLVALLGALLPAGAAQAASRTVQGGRLDWGIKSSFQSYVTGPIANGSWSLNGGAATVGGSQFRFHSAKGSYDPDSGAFQSGFSGGVRFVGHRKADGTNELDLTISRPTVKISGSSGTLYADVSSKAKATGKVTSSSQVPLAALQLSGINMKGGTSPIRLSTVPATLTSQGAQAFAGYYAAGTPLDPVSLGVDIAGGADKASTGPSTEPSEGGKKGGKKGDKKDERKPQTVGAFQDAAVDWGVRRTFREYVTGSISQGKWTLSGGAQDGGALFRFPQGTGSYDGKKQTLDADFAGSVRFTGAHLDLTLTKVATRVKAGKGALIADVVSDGRTVEAVPLITFEAKDFAPRNGLAVLTEAPATLTEGGAKAFGGMYRAGTAMDPVSLAVAVDKKAQLPALPDLGSDATPPAQPEQKAGTTSAPAPGASSSSSRTGTYISAGAGVLAAAAIALYAVRRRRTTQN, from the coding sequence ATGCTGCCGTCCCGGCCGGCGCGCTCCTGCGCCGTCGCGCTTCTCGTGGCACTGCTCGGAGCTCTGCTCCCGGCCGGCGCCGCCCAGGCGGCGAGTCGTACCGTGCAGGGCGGCAGGCTCGACTGGGGCATCAAGTCCTCCTTCCAGAGCTATGTCACCGGGCCCATCGCGAACGGCAGTTGGAGCCTGAACGGCGGCGCCGCCACTGTCGGCGGCAGTCAGTTCCGTTTCCACTCCGCCAAGGGCTCGTACGACCCGGACAGCGGAGCGTTCCAGTCCGGTTTCTCCGGTGGAGTCCGTTTCGTGGGCCACAGGAAGGCCGACGGCACGAACGAGCTGGACCTCACCATCAGCCGCCCCACCGTCAAGATCTCGGGCAGCAGCGGAACGCTCTACGCGGACGTGTCCAGCAAGGCGAAGGCGACCGGCAAGGTCACGTCGTCCTCGCAGGTCCCGCTCGCCGCGCTCCAGCTGTCCGGCATCAACATGAAGGGCGGGACGAGCCCCATCAGGCTCAGCACCGTCCCCGCGACGCTGACTTCGCAGGGCGCACAGGCCTTCGCCGGGTACTACGCGGCCGGTACGCCGCTCGACCCGGTCAGCCTCGGCGTCGATATCGCCGGCGGCGCGGACAAGGCGTCCACCGGGCCGTCCACCGAACCGTCCGAGGGCGGCAAGAAGGGCGGCAAGAAGGGCGACAAGAAGGACGAGAGGAAGCCGCAGACCGTCGGCGCGTTCCAGGACGCGGCTGTCGACTGGGGCGTACGCCGCACCTTCCGCGAGTACGTCACCGGCTCCATCTCCCAGGGCAAATGGACGCTGTCCGGCGGTGCCCAGGACGGCGGCGCGCTCTTCCGCTTCCCCCAGGGCACTGGCTCGTACGACGGGAAGAAGCAGACCCTGGACGCAGACTTCGCCGGTTCCGTCCGCTTCACCGGCGCGCATCTCGATCTGACCCTCACCAAGGTCGCCACCCGGGTGAAGGCAGGCAAGGGCGCATTGATCGCCGATGTCGTCAGTGACGGCAGGACGGTCGAAGCCGTCCCGCTGATCACCTTCGAGGCCAAGGACTTCGCGCCCAGGAACGGTCTCGCCGTGCTCACCGAGGCCCCGGCGACCCTCACCGAAGGCGGCGCCAAGGCCTTCGGCGGGATGTACAGGGCGGGCACGGCCATGGACCCGGTCTCGCTCGCCGTGGCCGTCGACAAGAAGGCGCAGCTCCCGGCCCTGCCGGACCTGGGCAGCGACGCCACACCCCCGGCGCAGCCGGAGCAGAAGGCCGGCACCACGTCCGCCCCCGCTCCCGGCGCCTCCAGCTCGTCCTCCCGTACGGGGACGTACATCTCCGCAGGCGCGGGTGTACTCGCCGCCGCGGCCATCGCCCTGTACGCCGTCCGTCGTCGTCGTACGACTCAGAACTGA
- a CDS encoding hemin ABC transporter substrate-binding protein produces MRTPRLAGALISVLALALTATGCGGADTPAGKGKPAAAAAPDRVEPLGAVPEPQVPVTVTSADGTKVTVTSADRIVPLTGALNEIVFTLGLGKRVVARDITATFEQAADLPVVTRAHDVSAESVLSLKPTLVLADTSTGPAEAIDQIRDAGIPLVVVETARGLTDVGPRIDTIAAALGVKTAGDELKRRTESRIAAVQKSIPEPADGKKPRVAFLYLRGSASVYLIGGSESGASSLLEAAGAVDAGKESGLKKDFTAITSEALAKAAPDAILVMSKGLDSVGGMDGLVEIPGVAQTPAGMDRRVVTVDDGVLLNYGPRTDQVLKSLVDQLYANGKQ; encoded by the coding sequence GTGCGCACACCTCGCCTGGCGGGTGCACTCATATCCGTACTCGCCCTCGCCCTGACAGCCACGGGCTGCGGCGGTGCGGACACCCCGGCCGGCAAGGGCAAGCCGGCCGCAGCCGCAGCCCCCGACAGGGTGGAGCCACTGGGCGCCGTACCCGAGCCACAGGTGCCGGTCACCGTGACATCGGCCGACGGGACGAAGGTCACGGTCACCTCGGCCGACCGGATCGTGCCGCTGACGGGGGCGCTGAACGAGATCGTGTTCACGCTCGGCCTGGGGAAGCGGGTCGTGGCCCGCGACATCACGGCGACCTTCGAACAGGCCGCGGATCTGCCGGTGGTGACACGCGCGCACGACGTCTCGGCGGAGAGCGTGCTGTCGCTGAAGCCGACGCTCGTCCTCGCCGACACCTCGACGGGCCCGGCGGAGGCCATCGACCAGATACGCGACGCGGGCATCCCGCTCGTGGTGGTCGAGACGGCCAGGGGCCTGACGGATGTGGGGCCCCGGATCGACACGATCGCGGCGGCGCTGGGCGTCAAGACGGCAGGCGACGAGCTGAAGAGGCGCACCGAGTCCCGTATCGCCGCGGTCCAGAAGAGCATTCCGGAGCCGGCGGACGGAAAGAAGCCACGGGTCGCGTTCCTGTATCTGCGCGGCTCGGCATCGGTCTATCTGATCGGCGGCAGCGAATCGGGGGCGTCGTCGCTGCTGGAGGCGGCGGGCGCGGTCGACGCAGGCAAGGAGTCCGGCCTGAAGAAGGACTTCACAGCGATCACGAGCGAGGCGCTGGCGAAGGCGGCACCGGACGCGATTCTGGTGATGAGCAAAGGGCTCGATTCGGTGGGCGGCATGGACGGCCTGGTGGAGATCCCGGGCGTCGCCCAGACCCCGGCGGGCATGGACCGCAGGGTCGTCACGGTCGACGACGGGGTGCTCCTGAACTACGGCCCACGCACCGACCAGGTGCTGAAGTCACTGGTCGACCAGCTCTACGCGAACGGTAAGCAGTGA
- a CDS encoding iron ABC transporter permease — protein sequence MATSMEETHPPGRTTPPPAVPGAGPAVPGPGGGGGGTDASVPGGGGGVPGTDASVPGTGVGAKSPSPGPASPPRRGAAYVLTVSLLGALLVLCLVSAGFGAYDIPLGDVISSVQHRIGLGGAALDRVGESVLWNVRLPRIVLALLVGASLGCAGALMQGVFGNPLAEPGVIGISAGAAVGAVGAIALGWSFFGNWTVTVCAFVAGLATVLLVYAMSRSGGRTEVVTLILTGIAVNAFAGALIGLFLFFADNAQVTQITFWQLGSLSQATWPKVLAVLPCAAVGLGLAPLYARKLDLLALGERPARHLGVDVERLRIVLVLVVALLTAAAVAVAGIIAFVGLLVPHLLRMANGPGHRFLVPGSALCGALVLIAGDLAARTVAEPAELPLGVLTALFGSPFFFWLLRRTRRKQGGWA from the coding sequence ATGGCAACCTCCATGGAGGAGACCCACCCGCCCGGACGCACGACACCGCCTCCCGCGGTACCGGGGGCCGGGCCCGCCGTGCCGGGCCCGGGCGGGGGCGGGGGCGGGACGGACGCGAGTGTCCCGGGCGGGGGCGGGGGCGTCCCCGGGACGGACGCGAGTGTCCCCGGGACGGGCGTGGGCGCCAAGTCCCCTTCCCCCGGTCCGGCTTCGCCGCCGCGTCGCGGAGCTGCGTACGTCCTCACCGTCTCCCTCCTCGGCGCCCTGCTGGTGCTCTGTCTCGTCTCCGCCGGGTTCGGGGCGTACGACATCCCTCTCGGTGACGTCATCTCCTCCGTGCAGCACCGCATCGGGCTCGGCGGGGCCGCCCTCGACCGGGTCGGGGAGAGCGTGCTGTGGAACGTGCGGCTGCCGCGCATCGTGCTCGCGCTGCTCGTCGGGGCCTCCCTCGGGTGCGCGGGCGCGCTCATGCAGGGAGTGTTCGGGAATCCGCTCGCCGAGCCCGGCGTCATCGGGATCTCGGCCGGCGCGGCCGTCGGCGCCGTCGGCGCGATCGCGCTCGGGTGGAGCTTCTTCGGCAACTGGACCGTCACCGTCTGCGCGTTCGTCGCCGGGCTCGCCACCGTCCTGCTCGTGTACGCGATGTCCCGCTCGGGCGGACGGACGGAGGTCGTCACTCTCATCCTCACCGGCATCGCGGTCAACGCCTTCGCCGGCGCCCTGATCGGGCTCTTCCTGTTCTTCGCGGACAACGCGCAGGTCACCCAGATCACCTTCTGGCAGCTGGGTTCCCTGTCCCAGGCCACCTGGCCCAAGGTCCTCGCCGTACTGCCGTGCGCCGCCGTGGGGCTGGGCCTCGCACCCCTCTACGCCCGGAAGCTGGACCTCCTCGCCCTCGGTGAACGGCCCGCCCGGCACCTCGGCGTGGACGTCGAGCGGCTACGTATCGTCCTCGTCCTGGTCGTCGCCCTGCTCACCGCCGCCGCGGTCGCCGTGGCCGGGATCATCGCCTTCGTGGGCCTGCTCGTCCCCCATCTGCTGCGGATGGCGAACGGCCCCGGCCACCGCTTCCTCGTCCCGGGCAGCGCGCTCTGCGGCGCGCTCGTCCTCATCGCCGGCGACCTCGCCGCGCGGACCGTTGCCGAGCCCGCCGAGCTCCCCCTCGGCGTACTCACCGCCCTCTTCGGCAGCCCGTTCTTCTTCTGGCTGCTGCGCAGGACCCGTCGCAAGCAAGGTGGCTGGGCATGA
- a CDS encoding heme ABC transporter ATP-binding protein, with translation MRSLTHLFSVRGRELPAPVAPGTDLVEVRGLHVRLGQREVLGGIDLAARAGEVLALVGPNGAGKSTLLAAVAADVPAAQGVVRIAGRPVTEWSAPELALRRAVLPQSADLSFPFPVGEVVRMGRAPWAGTGLEEEDDSAVAEAMAATEVGEFAARPFSALSGGERARVALARVLAQRAPLLLLDEPTAALDLRHQELVLRICRQRAAAGDAVVVVLHDLGLAAAYADRVAVLHGGRIAAEGPPAEVFDDELLSRVYRQPVEVLAHPRTGAPLVIPKRTY, from the coding sequence ATGAGGTCGCTCACGCATCTGTTCTCCGTACGGGGACGAGAACTGCCCGCCCCCGTCGCCCCCGGCACCGACCTCGTCGAGGTGCGCGGACTGCATGTGCGGCTCGGGCAGCGCGAGGTGCTCGGCGGGATCGATCTGGCCGCCCGCGCCGGTGAGGTGCTCGCGCTCGTCGGACCCAACGGCGCCGGGAAGTCGACCCTGCTCGCCGCTGTCGCCGCCGACGTGCCGGCCGCGCAGGGAGTCGTACGGATCGCCGGGCGCCCGGTCACCGAGTGGTCCGCGCCCGAACTCGCCCTGCGCCGAGCCGTGTTGCCGCAGTCCGCCGACCTGTCGTTCCCCTTCCCGGTCGGGGAGGTCGTCCGGATGGGACGCGCCCCCTGGGCCGGGACCGGCCTCGAGGAAGAGGACGACTCCGCCGTCGCCGAGGCCATGGCCGCCACCGAGGTGGGCGAGTTCGCCGCGCGCCCCTTCTCCGCACTCTCCGGCGGCGAGCGGGCCCGCGTCGCGCTCGCCCGCGTACTCGCCCAGCGCGCCCCGCTGCTCCTGCTCGACGAGCCGACCGCCGCGCTCGATCTGCGCCACCAGGAACTGGTACTCCGCATCTGCCGGCAGCGCGCTGCCGCCGGGGACGCCGTCGTCGTGGTGCTGCACGACCTCGGCCTCGCCGCGGCCTACGCGGACCGGGTGGCCGTCCTGCACGGCGGACGGATCGCAGCCGAGGGCCCACCCGCCGAGGTCTTCGACGACGAGCTGCTGAGCCGGGTCTACCGGCAGCCGGTGGAAGTGCTTGCGCACCCGCGGACGGGCGCTCCCCTGGTGATCCCGAAACGGACATATTGA
- the efeO gene encoding iron uptake system protein EfeO, translating to MRPVRLSVVTAAATVAALTAVTGCTEKSEAKGDDAGVQVTAKDDSCEVSKKEFPAGHIQLDIENKGSKVTEVYILFPDDRIVSELENIGPGMKRRLTAEVKAGSYEIACKPGMKGDGIRQKVTATGDGKIAKRSPEMDAAVAAYRKYVQEQADETLPKAKVFADAVKDGHLEAAKEAYADSRIGWERTEPVAESFGDIDPKVDLREDGLEKGQKWTGWHRLEKALWQDKKAGEEEGHFADILIKDLTVWQKKVGTAEISPTSMANGAKELLDEVATGKVTGEEERYSHTDLVDFKANVEGAQKSFELLKPVASKNDPKLVAELDKQFAALNTLLDKYRKDTSSYEFTSYDKVGKAERKELSDAVNALAEPLSKLAAAVVK from the coding sequence ATGCGCCCCGTACGTCTCTCCGTCGTCACCGCCGCCGCAACCGTGGCGGCTCTGACCGCCGTCACGGGATGCACCGAGAAGAGCGAGGCCAAGGGCGACGACGCCGGCGTCCAGGTCACCGCGAAGGACGACTCCTGCGAGGTCTCGAAGAAGGAGTTCCCGGCCGGGCACATCCAGCTGGACATCGAGAACAAGGGCTCCAAGGTCACCGAGGTCTACATCCTGTTCCCGGACGACCGCATCGTCTCCGAGCTGGAGAACATAGGTCCGGGCATGAAGCGCCGGCTCACGGCCGAGGTGAAGGCCGGTTCGTACGAGATCGCCTGCAAGCCCGGCATGAAGGGCGACGGCATCCGTCAGAAGGTCACCGCGACCGGCGACGGCAAGATCGCCAAGCGCAGCCCGGAAATGGACGCCGCGGTCGCCGCGTACCGCAAGTACGTGCAGGAGCAGGCCGACGAGACGCTCCCGAAGGCCAAGGTCTTCGCGGACGCGGTCAAGGACGGTCACCTGGAGGCGGCCAAGGAGGCGTATGCCGACTCCCGTATCGGCTGGGAGCGTACCGAGCCGGTCGCCGAGTCCTTCGGCGACATCGACCCGAAGGTCGACCTGCGCGAGGACGGCCTGGAGAAGGGCCAGAAGTGGACCGGCTGGCACCGCCTGGAGAAGGCGCTGTGGCAGGACAAGAAGGCCGGTGAGGAAGAGGGTCACTTCGCCGACATTCTGATCAAGGACCTGACCGTCTGGCAGAAGAAGGTCGGTACGGCCGAGATCAGCCCGACCTCCATGGCCAACGGCGCCAAGGAACTGCTCGACGAGGTCGCCACCGGCAAGGTCACGGGTGAGGAAGAGCGCTACAGCCACACCGACCTGGTCGACTTCAAGGCGAACGTCGAAGGGGCGCAGAAGTCGTTCGAGCTGCTCAAGCCGGTCGCTTCGAAGAACGACCCGAAGCTGGTCGCCGAACTGGACAAGCAGTTCGCGGCGCTGAACACACTGCTCGACAAGTACCGCAAGGACACCAGCTCGTACGAGTTCACGTCGTACGACAAGGTCGGCAAGGCGGAGCGCAAGGAGCTGTCGGACGCGGTCAACGCGCTCGCCGAGCCGCTCTCCAAGCTCGCCGCCGCCGTGGTGAAGTAG
- the efeB gene encoding iron uptake transporter deferrochelatase/peroxidase subunit — protein MSEQTIDSGSDSGSDGGSSSISSSDNGTAPSRRSLLGWGGAGLALGAAAAGGAAVAVTRGEETVPAAASGAAVPFHGAHQAGIATAVQDRLHFASFDVKTTDRAELVQLLKDWTRAAERMTAGHAVGEGAFGGLAEAPPDDTGEALGLKPSRLTLTIGFGPSLFAKGRFGLEGRRPAALVDLPKFPGDNLDPARSGGDLCVQACADDPQVAVHAIRNLARIGFGKVAVRWSQLGFGKTSSTTPDAQTPRNMMGFKDGTRNVSGTDTAALDKHVWVAGKDGPAWLSGGSYLVARRIRMNIETWDRTSLKEQEDIFGRDKGEGAAVGKAKERDEPFLPAMLPTAHVRLAHPDTNGGAKMLRRGYSFTDGTDGLGRLDAGLFFLAYQRDIGKGFVPVQRSLAASDVLNEYIQHVGSALFAVPPGVRDKDDWWGRALLS, from the coding sequence ATGTCCGAGCAGACCATCGACAGCGGCAGCGACAGCGGCAGCGACGGCGGCAGTAGCAGTATCAGTAGCAGCGACAACGGCACCGCTCCGTCCCGCCGTTCACTGCTCGGCTGGGGCGGTGCCGGGCTCGCGCTCGGGGCCGCCGCGGCCGGCGGCGCGGCAGTCGCCGTGACGCGTGGGGAGGAGACCGTACCCGCCGCCGCGAGCGGCGCGGCCGTCCCCTTCCACGGTGCGCACCAGGCAGGTATCGCCACCGCCGTCCAGGACCGGCTGCACTTCGCGTCCTTCGATGTGAAGACCACGGACCGCGCCGAACTGGTCCAGCTGCTCAAGGACTGGACCCGGGCGGCGGAGCGGATGACGGCAGGCCACGCGGTCGGCGAGGGTGCCTTCGGCGGTCTCGCCGAGGCCCCGCCGGACGACACGGGCGAGGCGCTCGGCCTCAAGCCGTCCCGGCTCACGCTCACCATCGGCTTCGGCCCTTCCCTGTTCGCCAAGGGCCGTTTCGGCCTTGAGGGCAGGCGCCCGGCGGCTCTGGTAGACCTGCCGAAGTTCCCCGGCGACAACCTCGATCCGGCACGCAGCGGTGGCGATCTGTGTGTCCAGGCATGCGCGGACGACCCCCAGGTCGCGGTGCACGCGATCCGCAATCTCGCCCGTATCGGCTTCGGCAAGGTCGCGGTCCGCTGGTCGCAGCTGGGCTTCGGCAAGACGTCGTCGACGACGCCCGACGCCCAGACCCCGCGCAACATGATGGGCTTCAAGGACGGCACCCGGAACGTCTCGGGGACGGACACGGCAGCGCTCGACAAGCATGTCTGGGTGGCCGGGAAGGACGGCCCGGCGTGGCTGTCCGGCGGCTCGTATCTCGTCGCCCGCCGTATCCGGATGAACATCGAGACCTGGGACCGGACCTCGCTCAAGGAGCAGGAGGACATCTTCGGCCGGGACAAGGGCGAGGGCGCCGCGGTCGGCAAGGCCAAGGAGCGCGACGAGCCTTTCCTGCCGGCGATGCTGCCGACCGCGCATGTGCGGCTCGCGCACCCGGACACCAACGGCGGCGCGAAGATGCTGCGCCGCGGCTACTCCTTCACCGACGGTACGGACGGCCTCGGCCGTCTCGACGCGGGGCTGTTCTTCCTCGCGTACCAGCGCGACATCGGCAAGGGGTTCGTCCCGGTGCAGCGTTCGCTCGCGGCGAGCGACGTCCTCAACGAGTACATCCAGCACGTGGGTTCGGCGCTGTTCGCCGTCCCGCCGGGCGTCCGGGACAAGGACGACTGGTGGGGCCGGGCACTGCTGAGCTGA
- the efeU gene encoding iron uptake transporter permease EfeU: MFGNYLIGLREGLEASLVVCILVAYLVKTERRDALRPIWIGIGAAVALSFGFGFALEYGSQELTFEAQELLGGSLSILAVCLVTWMVFWMRRTARHLKAELGSKLDAALQMGTGALVATAFLAVGREGLETALFVWASVRAATDASNSTQTPLIGVLLGIATAIVLGWLFYRGALKINLAKFFTWTGGMLVIVAAGVLAYGVHDLQEARFLGGLADKAFDISATIPPDSWYGTLLKGVFNFQPDPTVLQVTVWALYLIPTLALFLAPVGFGRSVGVEEQKATDEKAGSGGGGARGDDSAVADGERMRDGARGTGSRPLGDEV; the protein is encoded by the coding sequence TTGTTCGGCAACTATCTGATAGGCCTGCGCGAGGGCCTCGAGGCCAGTCTGGTCGTCTGCATCCTCGTCGCCTATCTGGTGAAGACGGAGCGGCGCGATGCGCTGCGGCCCATCTGGATCGGCATCGGGGCCGCGGTCGCCCTCTCGTTCGGCTTCGGCTTCGCGCTCGAATACGGCTCGCAGGAGCTGACGTTCGAGGCGCAGGAGCTGCTCGGCGGCTCGCTGTCGATCCTCGCGGTGTGCCTGGTGACCTGGATGGTCTTCTGGATGCGGCGCACGGCGCGGCATCTGAAGGCCGAGCTGGGCTCCAAGCTGGACGCCGCGCTGCAGATGGGCACGGGCGCGCTGGTCGCCACCGCCTTCCTTGCGGTGGGGCGCGAGGGCCTGGAGACGGCGCTGTTCGTCTGGGCCTCGGTCCGCGCCGCGACCGACGCGAGCAACAGCACCCAGACCCCGCTGATCGGTGTGCTCCTGGGTATCGCGACCGCGATCGTGCTGGGTTGGCTGTTCTACCGGGGTGCCCTGAAGATCAACCTGGCCAAGTTCTTCACCTGGACCGGCGGCATGCTGGTGATCGTGGCGGCCGGTGTGCTGGCGTACGGCGTCCACGACCTGCAGGAGGCCCGGTTCCTGGGCGGTCTGGCGGACAAGGCGTTCGACATCAGCGCGACGATCCCGCCGGACAGCTGGTACGGCACGCTGCTGAAGGGCGTGTTCAACTTCCAGCCCGACCCGACCGTCCTCCAGGTCACGGTGTGGGCGCTGTATCTGATCCCGACGCTCGCCCTGTTCCTTGCCCCGGTAGGGTTCGGACGGTCAGTGGGGGTCGAGGAGCAGAAGGCAACCGATGAGAAGGCTGGGTCGGGCGGCGGCGGGGCTCGCGGCGATGACAGTGCTGTCGCTGACGGCGAGCGCATGCGTGACGGTGCACGGGGAACTGGAAGTCGTCCCCTCGGCGACGAAGTCTGA
- a CDS encoding bifunctional DNA primase/polymerase, with protein MGDGIGRYRGTESRQSRESRLPQWLRRRPKNTDAEDSQREALLLAAAAAGLPLAPAAYPVGYRCSCERVGCPTPARHPVSFAWQTQSTTDPAQIERWAAGRPQANFITATGMVHDVLDVPLEAGRSALARLLELGIEVGPVAESGEDRMLFFTATRGTPEDEDEWWPCELDCHPETMDEHPGLRWHCRGSYVLVPPARLPGELDVSWVRGLEYPLPDPLTLLETLTDACARYAGENGALEQFAWPLRG; from the coding sequence ATGGGCGACGGTATCGGCCGCTACCGCGGCACGGAGAGCAGGCAGTCCCGGGAGAGCAGGCTGCCCCAGTGGCTGCGCCGGCGCCCCAAGAACACCGACGCCGAGGACTCGCAGCGCGAGGCCCTGCTCCTGGCCGCCGCCGCCGCCGGACTGCCACTCGCGCCCGCCGCGTACCCCGTCGGCTACCGATGTTCCTGTGAGCGCGTCGGCTGTCCCACCCCTGCCAGGCACCCGGTCTCCTTCGCCTGGCAGACCCAGTCCACGACGGACCCCGCCCAGATCGAGCGCTGGGCCGCGGGCCGGCCGCAGGCCAACTTCATCACCGCGACCGGCATGGTCCACGACGTCCTCGACGTCCCCCTCGAAGCCGGGCGCAGCGCACTGGCACGGCTGCTGGAGCTGGGCATCGAGGTCGGCCCGGTGGCCGAGTCCGGCGAGGACCGGATGCTCTTCTTCACCGCCACCCGCGGCACCCCCGAGGATGAGGACGAGTGGTGGCCCTGTGAGCTGGACTGCCACCCCGAGACGATGGACGAGCACCCCGGTCTGCGCTGGCACTGCCGCGGCAGCTATGTGCTCGTACCGCCCGCCCGGCTCCCCGGTGAGCTGGACGTGAGCTGGGTACGCGGCCTCGAGTATCCACTGCCGGACCCGCTGACGCTGCTGGAGACCCTGACCGACGCGTGCGCGCGGTACGCGGGGGAGAACGGGGCGCTGGAGCAGTTCGCCTGGCCCCTGCGCGGCTGA
- a CDS encoding TetR/AcrR family transcriptional regulator: MTESKAPDSSRRSERSRRAIYDAALALVGEVGYSRTTIEGIAARAGVGKQTIYRWWPSKAAVLLEAFLDLAEQAAEGETEIPDTGDLEADLKFVLRATVDEMNSPVYDGPARALTAEGVVNAELGAQFVEKLLEPQLQLYVKRLRSAQDTGDVRKDIDLRIALELFTGPLAHRWLLRTLPLTHDYAEAIADYALNGLAPRR, translated from the coding sequence ATGACCGAGTCCAAGGCGCCCGACTCCAGCCGCCGCAGCGAACGCTCCCGCCGCGCGATCTACGACGCCGCCCTCGCCCTCGTCGGCGAGGTCGGCTACTCCAGGACGACCATCGAGGGCATCGCCGCCCGCGCCGGCGTCGGCAAGCAGACGATCTACCGCTGGTGGCCCTCCAAGGCCGCCGTCCTGCTGGAGGCCTTCCTCGACCTCGCCGAGCAGGCCGCCGAAGGCGAGACGGAGATCCCCGACACCGGCGACCTCGAGGCCGACCTCAAGTTCGTGCTGCGCGCCACGGTCGACGAGATGAACAGCCCCGTCTACGACGGCCCGGCCCGCGCACTCACCGCCGAGGGCGTGGTCAACGCCGAGCTCGGCGCCCAGTTCGTGGAGAAGCTCCTCGAACCGCAGCTCCAGCTGTATGTGAAGCGGCTGCGCTCCGCCCAGGACACCGGGGACGTACGCAAGGACATCGACCTGCGCATCGCCCTGGAGCTGTTCACGGGACCGCTTGCGCACCGCTGGCTGCTGCGTACGCTCCCGCTCACCCATGACTACGCCGAGGCGATCGCCGACTACGCCCTGAACGGCCTCGCCCCGAGGCGCTGA
- the ddaH gene encoding dimethylargininase: protein MPRDATPRRYLMCPPAHFKVTYSINPWMDPSKPVDLPLALAQWEDLRDRYRSLGHTVDLLDPRPGLPDMVFAANGATVIDGRVLGARFAHPERAAEAEAHLDWFRARGSTEIHEPVHINEGEGDLAVTASYILAGRGFRSSPLSHAEAQEFFGRPVIGLDLVDPRYYHLDTALSVLDSAADEIMYYPGAFSAGSRSVLARLFPDALIAEEPDAAALGLNAVSDGRHVLLPQSAAGLLAPLRERGFEPIGMDLGELLKGGGSVKCCTQELRT, encoded by the coding sequence TTGCCCCGAGACGCCACACCCCGGCGCTATCTGATGTGCCCACCGGCACACTTCAAGGTCACGTACTCCATCAATCCCTGGATGGACCCCTCGAAACCGGTGGATCTGCCGCTCGCGCTCGCCCAGTGGGAAGACCTGCGCGACCGCTACCGCTCGCTCGGCCACACCGTCGATCTGCTCGACCCGCGGCCAGGACTGCCCGACATGGTCTTCGCGGCGAACGGCGCCACCGTCATCGACGGCCGGGTGCTCGGCGCCCGGTTCGCCCATCCGGAGCGGGCAGCCGAGGCCGAAGCCCATCTCGACTGGTTCCGTGCCCGCGGCTCCACCGAGATCCACGAGCCCGTGCACATCAACGAGGGCGAGGGAGACCTCGCCGTCACCGCCTCGTACATCCTGGCCGGGCGGGGCTTCCGCTCCAGTCCGCTCTCGCACGCCGAGGCACAGGAGTTCTTCGGCCGGCCGGTCATCGGTCTCGACCTGGTGGACCCCCGCTACTACCACCTGGACACCGCGCTGAGCGTCCTGGACAGCGCGGCCGACGAGATCATGTACTACCCCGGCGCGTTCTCCGCGGGCAGCCGCTCCGTGCTGGCCCGGCTCTTCCCCGACGCGCTGATCGCCGAGGAGCCGGACGCGGCGGCGCTCGGCCTCAACGCCGTGAGCGACGGCCGCCACGTGCTGCTGCCGCAGTCCGCCGCGGGGCTCCTCGCGCCGCTGCGGGAGCGGGGGTTCGAGCCGATCGGCATGGACCTCGGCGAACTGCTCAAGGGAGGCGGCAGTGTGAAGTGCTGCACTCAGGAGCTACGGACCTGA